One stretch of Oncorhynchus tshawytscha isolate Ot180627B linkage group LG19, Otsh_v2.0, whole genome shotgun sequence DNA includes these proteins:
- the gtf3c6 gene encoding general transcription factor 3C polypeptide 6, with product MEDEWEEEEQLVVVELSGIINSDFLTKCQGTCKILDIDSEQPMMQVGRYVFAGEYDDALGTCVLFEEGQSSGADPEASPELSYKCHTVKRLMMQRTFLAEKKEGDNSSGDFQFQPLSDGMSPARLDSLSHFIQNPKRTSKPAGEGGAHTMGQKTG from the exons gAGCAGTTGGTTGTGGTTGAGCTCTCTGGTATAATTAACTCAGATTTTTTGACCAAGTGTCAGGGAACCTGCAAGATACTG GACATTGACAGTGAGCAGCCAATGATGCAGGTGGGAAGATACGTGTTTGCGGGAGAGTATGACG ATGCCTTGGGCACCTGTGTGCTCTTCGAGGAGGGACAGTCGAGTG ggGCAGACCCTGAAGCCAGTCCAGAGCTGAGCTATAAGTGCCACACCGTTAAGAGACTGATGATGCAGAGAACCTTCCTTGCTGAGAAAAAGGAAGGAGACAACAGctcag GAGACTTTCAGTTTCAGCCACTGAGTGACGGAATGTCCCCAGCCAGACTCGACTCACTCTCTCACTTCATCCAGAACCCAAAGAGGACCTCCAAGCCAGCAGGGGAAGGGGGAGCACACACGATGGGGCAGAAGACTGGGTAG
- the LOC112218621 gene encoding calumenin-B yields MALRPLVMCFALCVVHASSKPTIDKKDRVIHDDLLSNRNHDDADNFDYDHEAFLGQDEAKTFDQLTPEESKERLGMLVERIDEDKNGYVSVEEMKKWIKHSQKRWIYDDVDRQWKGHDLNGDGLVSWEEYKNATYGYILDDPDPEDGFSYRQMMSRDERRFKMADLDADLKANKEEFTAFLHPEEYDHMKDIVVLETMEDIDKNGDGFIDLEEYIGDMYNQEGDPSEPEWVKTEREQFTEFRDKNKDGRMDKEETRDWILPSDYDHAEAEAKHLVYESDNDKDGHLTKAEIVEKYDLFVGSQATDFGEALARHDEF; encoded by the exons atggcGCTGCGGCCGTTGGTCATGTGTTTTGCGCTGTGCGTGGTGCACGCCTCCAGTAAACCCACCATCGACAAGAAGGACCGTGTCATTCATGACGACCTGCTTAGCAACCGCAACCATGACGACGCAGATAACTTTGATTATGACCATGAAGCGTTTCTTGGACAGGATGAGGCCAAGACCTTCGATCAGCTCACACCTGAAGAGAGCAAGGAGAGATTGGg tatGTTGGTAGAGCGTATAGATGAGGACAAGAATGGGTATGTGTCAGTAGAGGAGATGAAGAAGTGGATCAAACACAGTCAGAAGAGGTGGATCTATGATGATGTGGACCGCCAGTGGAAAGGTCATGACCTTAACGGAGATGGACTGGTGTCCTGGGAGGAGTACAAGAATGCCACATACGGATACATACTGG ATGATCCAGACCCAGAAGATGGCTTCAGCTACAGACAGATGATGTCACGTGACGAGAGGAGATTCAAAATGGCCGACCTGGACGCTGACCTGAAGGCCAATAAAGAGGAGTTTACAGCCTTCCTCCATCCTGAGGAGTACGACCATATGAAGGATATAGTTGTACTG GAGACCATGGAGGACATTGATAAAAATGGAGACGGCTTCATAGATCTGGAGGAGTACATAG gTGACATGTATAACCAGGAGGGTGATCCTTCAGAGCCAGAGTGGGTGAAGACAGAACGAGAACAGTTTACAGAGTTCAGAGATAAAAACAAAGATGGCCGCATGgacaaggaggagaccagagactGGATCCTCCCTTCAGACTACGACCATGCAGAGGCAGAAGCCAAACATCTGGTCTACGAGTCAGATAatgacaag gacgGCCATCTGACCAAGGCAGAGATCGTAGAGAAGTATGACCTCTTCGTTGGCAGCCAGGCTACTGACTTTGGAGAAGCCTTGGCAAGACATGATGAATTCTAA
- the LOC112218968 gene encoding synaptotagmin-1 has protein sequence MTSSRRATPAQPSPSHLLINPNASATPEPGPGGHTSTKFMSELHSLHMPSWAIGALCVVSVCLVLSCCLCVWRKCLKKKDKDTEKEKKGLNMDTELEGGTSEPLKDEGDTETGLTGREEEEPKEEVKLGRLEFSMDYNFTENTLVVGILQACDLPAMDVGGSSDPYVKLYLLPDKKRKFETKVHRKTLNPTFNETFTFKVPYSELGGRTLVMTVYDFDRFSKHDAIGALRVPMSSLDFSQMTQEWRELKKAEKEESERLGDICLSLRYVPTAGKLSIVVLEAKNLKKMDVGGLSDPYVKIHLLQNGKRLKKKKTSIKKNTLNPYYNESFSFEVPFEQIQKVQVAVTVLDYDKIGKNDAIGKVFLGGASSGTELRHWSDMLANPRRPIAQWHGLKAEDEVNAELAARK, from the exons ATGACAAGTAGTCGTAGGGCCACCCCGGCACAGCCCAGCCCCTCACACCTGTTAATCAACCCCAATGCCTCTGCAACCCCAGAACCTGGGCCCGGAGGCCACACCTCCACAAAGTTTATGAGCGAGTTGCACTCCCTCCACA TGCCCTCATGGGCTATAGGAGCTCTATGcgtggtgagtgtgtgtctggtgtTGTCATGCTGTTTGTGTGTCTGGAGGAAATGTCTGAAGAAGAAAGACAAggacacagagaaggagaagaagggctTGAACATGGACACTGAGCTGGAGGGAGGCACCTCTgag cCCCTGAAGGATGAGGGTGACACAGAGACCGGATTGActggcagggaggaggaggagcctaAAGAGGAAGTGAAGTTGGGCAGACTGGAGTTCTCAATGGACTACAACTTCACAGAGAACACG TTGGTAGTAGGTATCCTGCAGGCCTGTGATCTCCCTGCCATGGACGTTGGAGGAAGTTCAGACCCGTATGTTAAACTCTACCTTTTGCCAGACAAGAAGAGGAAGTTTGAGACTAAAGTCCACAGGAAGACACTCAACCCAACCTTCAATGAGACTTTCACCTTCAAG gtaccgTACAGTGAACTGGGAGGCAGGACTCTGGTGATGACAGTGTATGACTTTGACCGTTTCTCTAAACACGACGCTATTGGAGCGCTACGAGTACCAATGAGCAGCCTGGACTTCAGTCAGATGACACAGGAGTGGCGGGAACTGAAgaaggcagagaaagaggag tcagagCGTCTGGGTGATATCTGTCTTTCTCTGAGATACGTTCCTACAGCAGGGAAACTAAGCATTGTCGTCCTCGAGGCCAAAAACCTAAAGAAGATGGACGTAGGAGGACTATCAG acCCCTATGTAAAGATACACCTTCTGCAGAATGGAAAGagactgaagaagaagaaaaccAGCATCAAGAAGAACACTCTCAACCCTTACTACAATGAGTCCTTCAGCTTCGAGGTGCCTTTCGAACAGATACAG aaggTGCAGGTAGCAGTGACAGTGTTGGACTATGATAAGATTGGGAAGAATGACGCTATCGGGAAGGTTTTTCTAGGCGGAGCCAGCAGCGGCACAGAGCTCCGTCATTGGTCAGACATGCTGGCCAACCCCCGCCGACCCATTGCTCAATGGCACGGCCTCAAAGCAGAGGATGAAGTCAACGCTGAGCTGGCTgccaggaagtga